The proteins below are encoded in one region of Sander lucioperca isolate FBNREF2018 chromosome 11, SLUC_FBN_1.2, whole genome shotgun sequence:
- the LOC116056294 gene encoding receptor-type tyrosine-protein phosphatase C-like, whose translation MAGLCGLKILLVCAGIIILANCQDGDQPAGQPNIAQGANTTATPAPPASTLPSPSPSPSTTPSTTPKLDSQANTTQSQTSPPITISITTVTPTKATTPAPPQCSYTVKAIRFGFQIDMMTSTTGNYTINIKEKGRPKTEERSTVHSFIQNSKHEIKDLKPCTEYEHNVTFIDSAGNVTSCNNTENKTQTITISEGDISEGSCKPGYVCYRSDWDISSSLFSSNNIPAEKCTNDSTFFCIKPRYDDICTDLTTTFTSETCLSSFNLTRSITVDSLDPEINQTFLNELPVKIESIKPKLPPNCNHLTIDYTCRENGNNHTKELSELEPFTEYSCNGQIKENNVTIKNTSTFNFRVDCDLTINYIKESATNTTSTSIYLRWSTTSKNCQDVLPNLQKLSYDCSCTPSNKKHRSTTNKLPSGGTCNITGLEPFQVYTCVVQPKYNDKKVPEQKKRVTEETKSGKPDDIDKLLVAVPENNVITVTCDKSRKVMFNGPRKIFNASLLYAGVTQKKWKEDKCDFVFKDLSYSTEYKLEVTAFNGHFHSKTEIKFVTTRYNDKALIGFLVFFIIIAFVALVLAAYKIYRYRKSKNDVRGDVMLEPTEIYVNVPRYKYHHKDTL comes from the exons ATGGCAGGTCTCTGTGGTCTCAAGATCCTGCTGGTCTGTGCTGGGATCATCATTTTGGCCAACT GCCAAGATGGAGATCAACCTGCAGGTCAACCAAATATAGCACAAGGTGCAAATACAACAG CCACTCCTGCTCCTCCTGCAAGCACCTTACCCTCACCTTCACCCTCACCCTCAACCACACCCTCAACCACACCAAAATTAGACTCTCAGGCAAACACCACTCAATCCCAGACTTCACCTCCAATCACCATTTCCATCACTACAGTGACTCCCACTAAAG CCACCACACCAGCCCCTCCACAGT GTTCTTACACTGTCAAAGCCATCAGGTTTGGCTTCCAGATTGACATGATGACCTCTACTACTGGCAACTACACAATAAACATTAAAGAAAAGGGACGACCAAAGACTGAAGAAAGATCCACCGTTCATTCCTTCATTCAAAACTCCAAACATGAAATCAAAGACCTGAAGCCCTGTACTGAATATGAGCATAATGTGACATTTATTGATAGTGCTGGCAATGTAACATCCTGTAACAACActgaaaataaaacacagacaaTTACAATAA GTGAAGGTGACATTAGTGAAGGCAGCTGCAAGCCTGGATACGTTTGTTACCGGAGTGATTGGGACATCAGCTCTTCACTATTTTCATCAAATAATATTCCAGCTGAGAAATGCACAAATGATAGTACATTTTTCTGTATCAAACCTCGTTACGATGACATTTGCACAGATTTGACTACAACCTTCACTTCAGAAACCTGTTTGAGTTCCTTTAACCTCACCAGAAGCATCACTGTTG ATTCCTTAGATCCTGAAATAAATCAGACGTTTCTAAATGAACTTCCTGTAAAAATAGAATCAATAAAACCAAAATTACCTCCAAACTGCAACCATCTCACCATTGATTACACCTGTCGGG AAAATGGAAACAATCACACCAAGGAGCTGTCTGAGCTGGAGCCCTTCACAGAATACAGCTGTAATGGTCAGATCAAGGAAAACAACGTcaccattaaaaacacatctacTTTCAACTTCAGGGTTGACTGTG ATCTTACAATAAATTACATAAAGGAGAGTGCAACCAATACCACTAGTACCTCCATTTATCTGAGATGGAGCACGACCAGTAAGAACTGTCAAGATGTCCTTCCTAATCTTCAGAAGCTTTCTTACGACTGCAGTTGTACTCCCTCAAATAAGAAACACAGAAGTACAA CTAACAAACTACCATCAGGAGGAACATGTAATATTACTGGACTGGAACCATTCCAAGTCTATACCTGTGTAGTCCAACCCAAATACAACGACAAGAAAGTTCCCGAACAAAAGAAGAGAGTTACAGAGGAGACTAAGAGTGGAA AACCAGATGATATAGATAAACTGTTGGTGGCAGTTCCAGAGAATAACGTGATAACAGTAACCTGTGATAAATCTAGAAAAGTCATGTTTAACGGACCTCGTAAAATATTCAATGCAAGTCTTCTTTATGCTGGTGTCACTCAGAAGAAATGGAAAGAAGACAAATGCGACTTTGTATTCAAAGATCTAAGCTACTCAACGGAATACAAACTGGAG gTGACTGCTTTCAACGGACATTTTCACAGCAAAACCGAGATAAAATTTGTTACCACTCGCT ACAATGACAAAGCTCTCATTGGTTTTCTGGTCTTCTTCATCATCATTGCTTTTGTGGCCTTGGTTCTAGCGGCCTACAAGATCTACCGTTACAGAAAGTCCAAAAA TGATGTGAGAGGGGATGTGATGCTTGAACCAACAGAAA TTTATGTTAATGTACCTCGATATAAATACCATCATAAGGACACACTCTGA